Proteins from a single region of Gemmatimonadota bacterium:
- a CDS encoding RpiB/LacA/LacB family sugar-phosphate isomerase, which translates to MSDEKLIQRIVAEVVRRLKALEGRAVSAPIDPPVSLVTEDLVKSAISRGGDAVYVTPNAIVTPLARDLIRQQKVRLVVADDEAVIQEPQKSSVLAIGADHKGFELKKQIVLMLQDAGREVMDCGVHSPQETSYVGVAKTVADVVLEKNLMTGIVVDGGGTGAALVANKVKGIRAVSCHDVTSAKFARAHVDANILCLGVGVVGDTVAQEIVATWLSTPFEGDQYAARVREIDAVEDQNRD; encoded by the coding sequence ATGTCAGATGAAAAATTGATACAGCGGATTGTTGCCGAAGTTGTGCGGCGGTTGAAGGCGTTGGAGGGGCGCGCGGTATCTGCACCGATTGACCCGCCGGTGAGTCTGGTGACGGAGGATCTGGTTAAATCTGCGATAAGTCGCGGTGGCGATGCGGTTTATGTGACGCCCAATGCGATTGTGACGCCGTTGGCGCGGGATTTGATACGGCAGCAGAAAGTGCGTCTGGTCGTGGCTGATGATGAGGCGGTTATTCAAGAGCCGCAGAAATCGAGTGTATTAGCTATTGGTGCAGACCACAAGGGATTTGAACTGAAGAAACAGATTGTGCTTATGTTGCAAGATGCCGGGCGAGAGGTGATGGATTGTGGTGTGCATAGCCCGCAAGAGACCTCTTATGTCGGTGTGGCAAAAACGGTGGCCGACGTTGTTCTGGAGAAGAATTTGATGACGGGTATTGTGGTTGATGGGGGAGGTACGGGGGCTGCTCTCGTTGCGAATAAGGTAAAGGGGATTCGCGCTGTTTCGTGTCACGATGTGACGTCGGCCAAATTTGCCCGCGCCCATGTGGATGCCAATATTCTGTGTCTCGGTGTGGGCGTGGTGGGTGATACCGTGGCCCAAGAGATTGTTGCGACGTGGCTGAGTACCCCTTTTGAGGGGGATCAATATGCGGCGCGTGTTCGAGAAATTGATGCGGTGGAGGATCAGAATCGGGATTGA